The following are encoded together in the Lytechinus variegatus isolate NC3 chromosome 19, Lvar_3.0, whole genome shotgun sequence genome:
- the LOC121406063 gene encoding DEP domain-containing protein 7-like has protein sequence MATLTGFQMLTEPAGNNMHVRGGEQPVSTPGPFRATKMWNAIVDHLKTAVDIRTRKHMMRSYEDCFLGSDAVDVICGYMERENSEVKEVTREKIAKLCQYFLDQNIIEDAQTCGNVGHRRAVFMDNNSHYYRFTSRESSDESTSEEQTPSSHRESSDLSPSNKSKACKRRSSIDVLQQPFDRKRRIRHSLGKGKQVKFDRRASLAEGRSSNMKGIQNPAFEGPHSDALTTIVTPTRQPLATLNHRDQAATPGLKRFGRESRRERRLSKQVISDIWKEVIIQRILHLVELPHLDNLLACAASYHYESAEHVEKSMPNLDTPARRMSSRRTCQRPDINKIDPWLRTAMHCLDVHPEGANVKRDFTSSRPHAPGMLHARKLLLYQAIVKLYTESCKEPLITPLLMDIVTMILGALGGGKGSRAIELTQLCLLLLPGATRLRLRALLRFMGEAGKKTSVKLTYQVDNHTNVCNTLQRAIISSPLLSAIQAKNLVSFFLDAQNKIFKIPEAVLQVVTTRIAQAKQGEQDHCRVVFCQTVTTEQFEVQSYTNEALKNLMNSIIDDTKLSLKEKKQKLKLLQKAHAEVYNRHFADML, from the exons CTCCAGGTCCATTCCGAGCCACTAAGATGTGGAATGCTATAGTTGATCATCTGAAGACTGCTGTAGATATCCGAACCAGGAAGCACATGATGAGGTCATACGAGGATTGCTTCCTGGGGTCAGATGCAGTGGATGTTATCTGTGGCTACATGGAGAGGGAAAATTCCGAGGTCAAAGAGGTCACAAGAGAGAAAATAGCAAAGTTATGTcag TATTTCCTGGATCAGAACATTATTGAGGATGCACAGACCTGCGGCAATGTTGGACACAGGAGGGCGGTCTTCATGGATAACAACTCACATTATTACAG GTTTACAAGTAGAGAGAGCAGTGACGAGTCAACGAGTGAAGAGCAGACACCATCATCACATAGAGAATCCAGCGACCTTTCACCTAGTAATAAATCAAAGGCATGCAAGAG GAGATCGAGTATAGATGTTTTACAGCAGCCGTTTGACAGGAAGAGGAGGATACGTCATAGCTTAGGCAAGGGGAAACAAGTCAAGTTTGATCGCAG GGCATCCTTAGCAGAGGGGCGCTCCTCTAACATGAAGGGGATCCAGAACCCTGCCTTCGAAGGCCCCCATTCCGACGCCCTCACAACCATCGTCACGCCAACCCGTCAGCCACTAGCGACCCTCAACCACCGGGACCAGGCCGCGACCCCAGGATTGAAGAGATTCGGAAGAGAGAGTAGGAGGGAGAGGAGACTTTCCAAACAAG TGATCAGTGACATATGGAAGGAGGTCATCATCCAGAGGATCTTACATCTAGTGGAGCTCCCCCATCTGGATAATCTACTTGCCTGTGCAGCCAGCTACCATTACGAGTCTGCAGAGCATGTAGAGAAGTCTATGCCAAACCTCGATACACCAGCCAGGAGGATGTCCAGTAGAAGGACTTGCCAAAGGCCGGATATCAATaa AATTGACCCGTGGCTCAGAACTGCCATGCACTGTCTAGACGTCCACCCAGAGGGTGCTAACGTGAAACGCGACTTCACCTCCAGCCGCCCGCACGCACCGGGGATGCTGCACGCCCGCAAGCTCCTCCTCTACCAAGCCATCGTCAAACTGTACACCGAAAGCTGTAAAGAACCGCTCATAACCCCTCTACTGATGGATATAGTTACAATGATTCTTGGTGCGCTCGGAGGCGGGAAGGGATCCCGGGCCATTGAGCTTACCCAGCTATGCCTCCTTTTGTTGCCAGGGGCAACCCGCCTCCGATTGAGGGCGCTACTAAGGTTCATGGGGGAAGCTGGGAAGAAGACGTCAGTTAAGCTGACCTACCAG GTTGACAATCATACCAACGTCTGTAACACACTTCAGAGGGCCATCATATCAAGCCCTCTACTGTCGGCCATCCAAGCCAAGAACCTCGTCTCTTTCTTCCTGGATGCTCAGAATAAAATCTTCAAGATTCCCGAGGCAGTTCTTCAAGTAGTAACGACGAGGATAGCGCAAGCTAAACAGGGTGAACAGGACCACTGTAGAG TGGTCTTCTGCCAGACGGTCACAACTGAACAGTTTGAGGTTCAAAGCTATACCAACGAAGCCCTCAAGAATCTCATGAATAGCATCATTGATGACACCAAGCTGTCCCTGAAGGAGAAGAAACAGAAGCTGAAGCTCCTCCAGAAAGCCCATGCTGAGGTCTACAACAGACATTTTGCCGATATGCTTtag